From one Paenibacillus antri genomic stretch:
- the hpt gene encoding hypoxanthine phosphoribosyltransferase, which produces MRNDIQEVLFTEQEIQEKVAELGRQITADYAGKNLLILCVLKGAFIFVSDLVKKIDLKLDIDFMAVSSYGNATKSSGVVKIVKDLDAPVEGRDILIVEDIIDSGLTLSYLIDVLERRNAHSVKVVTMFDKPHRRTVGLEADYKGFLIPDAFIVGYGLDYAEKYRNLPFVGVLKPEVYSGHA; this is translated from the coding sequence GTGCGCAACGACATTCAAGAAGTGTTATTCACGGAGCAAGAAATTCAAGAGAAGGTGGCCGAGCTGGGCCGTCAGATCACCGCGGACTACGCGGGGAAAAATCTTCTCATCCTATGCGTTCTGAAGGGCGCGTTCATCTTCGTTTCCGACTTGGTCAAGAAGATCGACCTAAAGCTCGACATCGACTTCATGGCCGTCTCCTCGTACGGGAACGCGACGAAATCGTCGGGCGTCGTGAAGATCGTCAAGGATCTGGACGCTCCGGTGGAAGGCCGGGACATCTTGATCGTAGAGGACATCATCGACAGCGGGTTGACGTTGTCTTATTTGATCGACGTTCTGGAGCGCCGCAACGCGCATTCGGTCAAGGTCGTGACGATGTTCGACAAGCCGCATCGCCGTACCGTCGGCCTGGAGGCCGATTATAAGGGATTCTTGATTCCGGACGCGTTCATCGTCGGATACGGCTTGGACTACGCGGAGAAGTACCGGAACCTGCCGTTCGTCGGCGTGCTGAAGCCCGAGGTATACTCCGGACATGCGTAA
- the ftsH gene encoding ATP-dependent zinc metalloprotease FtsH: MNKIVRNTGFYLIIFLVTVGIVHFISNQNNQEDSLNFSEFRQALDAGEIAEVTVRWDGYSYLIRGKYEGAAPEDPSFVTRAPLDGDLFEMLKTSGVVETYERQEGEPLWIAFLTGIVPFILIFVLFFFLMNQAQGGGGKVMNFGKSRARLYNEEKKKVTFEDVAGADEEKQELVEVVEFLKDPRKFSAVGARIPKGVLLNGPPGTGKTLLARAVAGEAGVPFFSISGSDFVEMFVGVGASRVRDLFENAKKNAPCIIFIDEIDAVGRQRGAGLGGGHDEREQTLNQLLVEMDGFGVNEGIIIIAATNRPDILDPALLRPGRFDRQITVDRPDVKGREAVLKVHARNKPLAKDVKLESIAKYTTGFTGADLENLLNEAALIAARRNKKDIGMAEIEEAIDRVIVGTQKKSRVISEREKKIVAYHEAGHTIIGYHLENADMVHKVTIIPRGRAGGYLMMLPKEDRYMMTKNELLDKVTGLLGGRISEELYIGEVGTGASNDFQRATAIIRSMITEYGMSKLGPMQFGTTQGQVFLGRDIGHEQNYSDQIAYEIDQEMQRMINECYEKGRDILKKHEREVHLIAQTLLEKETLDLEQIEALIQKGSLESLESGEGAAEAPASKDDIRINIGTQEGAEAKKSPTDGENEEK; this comes from the coding sequence ATGAACAAGATCGTCCGGAACACCGGATTTTATCTGATTATTTTCTTAGTCACCGTCGGAATCGTGCACTTCATCAGCAACCAGAACAACCAAGAAGACTCGCTGAACTTCAGCGAATTCCGACAAGCGCTCGATGCGGGCGAAATCGCAGAGGTCACCGTTCGGTGGGACGGATATTCCTACTTAATTAGAGGGAAATACGAGGGGGCCGCGCCGGAGGATCCGTCATTCGTGACGAGAGCGCCTCTAGACGGCGATTTGTTCGAGATGTTGAAGACCAGCGGGGTTGTAGAAACCTACGAACGCCAAGAGGGCGAACCGCTGTGGATCGCGTTTTTAACGGGCATCGTGCCGTTCATCCTCATCTTCGTACTGTTTTTCTTCCTGATGAATCAAGCGCAGGGCGGCGGCGGCAAGGTGATGAATTTCGGCAAGAGCCGCGCTCGTCTATATAACGAAGAGAAGAAGAAGGTGACGTTCGAGGACGTCGCCGGAGCGGACGAGGAGAAGCAGGAGCTCGTCGAAGTGGTCGAGTTCTTGAAGGATCCCCGCAAGTTTTCCGCGGTAGGCGCCCGGATTCCGAAGGGCGTGCTGCTCAACGGTCCTCCGGGTACCGGTAAGACGCTCCTTGCGCGCGCGGTAGCGGGCGAAGCGGGCGTGCCGTTCTTCAGCATCTCCGGCTCCGACTTCGTCGAGATGTTCGTCGGCGTCGGCGCGTCCCGCGTGCGGGACCTGTTCGAGAACGCGAAGAAGAACGCGCCTTGCATCATCTTCATCGACGAGATCGACGCGGTCGGACGCCAGCGCGGCGCCGGACTCGGCGGCGGTCACGACGAACGCGAACAGACGCTGAACCAATTGCTCGTCGAGATGGACGGCTTCGGCGTGAACGAAGGCATTATCATTATCGCCGCGACGAACCGTCCGGACATTCTGGACCCGGCGCTTCTCCGCCCGGGCCGCTTCGACCGTCAAATTACGGTCGACCGTCCGGACGTCAAGGGCCGCGAAGCGGTGCTGAAGGTTCACGCGCGGAACAAGCCGCTGGCGAAGGACGTCAAGCTCGAGTCCATCGCGAAGTATACGACCGGCTTCACCGGCGCGGATCTCGAGAACTTGCTGAACGAAGCGGCGCTCATCGCCGCTCGTCGGAACAAGAAGGACATCGGCATGGCGGAGATCGAGGAAGCGATCGATCGCGTCATCGTCGGGACGCAGAAGAAGAGCCGCGTCATCTCCGAACGGGAGAAGAAGATCGTCGCGTATCACGAGGCCGGCCACACGATCATCGGCTATCACCTCGAGAACGCCGATATGGTGCATAAGGTTACGATCATTCCTCGCGGTCGCGCAGGCGGATATCTTATGATGCTGCCGAAGGAAGACCGGTATATGATGACGAAGAACGAGCTGCTCGATAAGGTTACGGGGCTGCTCGGGGGCCGCATCTCCGAGGAGCTGTACATCGGAGAAGTCGGTACGGGCGCATCGAACGACTTCCAGCGCGCGACGGCGATCATCCGCTCGATGATTACCGAATACGGCATGAGTAAGCTCGGTCCGATGCAGTTCGGCACGACGCAAGGTCAAGTGTTCCTCGGCCGCGACATTGGGCACGAGCAGAATTACTCCGATCAGATCGCGTACGAGATCGACCAAGAGATGCAGCGTATGATCAATGAGTGCTACGAGAAGGGCCGCGACATCTTGAAGAAGCACGAGCGCGAAGTGCACCTCATCGCGCAGACGCTGCTCGAGAAGGAGACGCTCGACCTCGAGCAGATCGAAGCGCTCATCCAGAAGGGGTCGCTCGAATCGCTCGAATCGGGCGAAGGCGCCGCCGAAGCGCCGGCCTCGAAGGACGACATTCGGATCAACATCGGCACGCAGGAAGGCGCCGAAGCGAAGAAGTCGCCGACGGACGGAGAGAACGAAGAGAAGTAA
- the nadA gene encoding quinolinate synthase NadA encodes MEALALERKQEQNRELRERLAQLKKERNAIILAHYYQRDEIQEVADFRGDSFLLAQKAAETDADTIVFCGVHFMGESAKILAPNKTVIIPDERAGCPMADMVNVEGLRELKRKHPNAKVVTYINSSAEIKAETDIVCTSANAVKVIQSVDSDEIIWVPDKNLGDYVSKFTDKKMIIWEGYCNTHDMLTVKDVVEMRQQYPNALFVVHPECRPEVVKLADFVGSTTAIIDYCKKSDHQEFIVGTEDGTGYQLRKDSPNKTFHFASKYLVCPNMKVNNLKKLVRCLETMQPEIHVPEDVAERARLSLERMLQVK; translated from the coding sequence ATGGAGGCTTTAGCGCTGGAGCGCAAACAAGAGCAAAACCGCGAGCTTCGCGAGCGGCTAGCGCAATTAAAGAAAGAACGGAATGCCATCATTCTCGCTCATTATTATCAGCGCGACGAAATTCAAGAGGTCGCCGATTTCCGCGGCGATTCGTTCCTGCTCGCTCAGAAGGCGGCGGAGACGGACGCGGACACGATCGTGTTCTGCGGCGTTCACTTCATGGGCGAGAGCGCCAAGATTCTCGCGCCGAACAAGACCGTGATCATTCCGGACGAACGGGCGGGCTGCCCGATGGCGGACATGGTGAACGTGGAAGGGCTCCGGGAGCTGAAGCGCAAGCACCCGAACGCGAAGGTCGTTACGTATATTAACTCCTCCGCGGAAATCAAGGCCGAAACCGATATCGTCTGCACGTCCGCGAACGCGGTGAAGGTCATTCAATCGGTCGACTCGGACGAGATCATCTGGGTGCCGGATAAGAACCTCGGCGATTACGTGTCCAAGTTTACCGATAAGAAGATGATCATCTGGGAAGGGTATTGCAACACGCACGACATGTTGACGGTCAAGGACGTCGTCGAGATGCGGCAGCAATACCCGAACGCCTTGTTCGTCGTCCATCCGGAATGCCGTCCGGAGGTCGTCAAGCTGGCGGACTTCGTCGGCAGCACGACGGCGATCATCGACTACTGCAAGAAGTCGGACCACCAAGAGTTCATCGTCGGCACGGAGGACGGGACGGGATATCAGCTTCGTAAGGACAGCCCGAACAAGACGTTCCATTTCGCCTCGAAATATTTGGTGTGCCCGAACATGAAGGTCAACAACTTGAAGAAGCTCGTACGCTGTCTGGAGACGATGCAGCCGGAAATTCACGTGCCGGAAGACGTCGCCGAGCGGGCGAGACTATCGCTCGAACGCATGCTGCAAGTGAAGTAA
- the nadB gene encoding L-aspartate oxidase — protein sequence MIPRTLIDIDIAALPRVETDVIVIGSGIAGLYTALKAADAGQRVMMIAKKSLLESNTRYAQGGIAAVISDEDSPLYHRQDTLIAGAGLCTATAVDVLVHEGPDGVQELIRFGTQFDREDGGEYALTMEGAHSQRRILHAQGDATGAEIVRALAAETRRNERIEVWDDHFCLDLVTDQGECCGVVVERPFGGERVFVMAKATVLCTGGAGQLYRYTTNPEIATGDGIAMAFRAGAYVQDVEFVQFHPTALTYPGAPRFLISEAVRGEGAVLRNIRGERFMERYHPQLELAPRDVVARAIVSEIDKTKSTFVYLDLTHESQDVVKARFPTIYEFCLRYGLDLSSDWIPVAPAAHYMMGGVKTDLHGETSVRRLFACGEVSSTGVHGANRLASNSLSEAIVFGRRIVERIRALPPLERDPEFHVVLGRTEASTQPVVERRLKLQKLMLRYAGLVRNEKGLKKGLEELRKQSSLFMTKLSGREQFEYANLLTLALLTVLAALRREESRGAHYREDFPERDDIVWKKHIVHHRDFGVAEESLQHGG from the coding sequence ATGATTCCTAGAACGCTAATCGATATAGATATCGCGGCCTTGCCCCGAGTCGAGACGGACGTCATCGTCATCGGCTCGGGGATTGCCGGTTTATACACCGCTTTGAAAGCGGCGGACGCGGGGCAGCGCGTCATGATGATCGCGAAGAAATCGCTGCTCGAGAGCAATACGCGGTACGCGCAGGGCGGCATTGCGGCCGTCATTTCGGACGAGGATTCGCCCCTGTACCATCGACAGGATACGCTCATCGCCGGCGCAGGTCTCTGCACGGCGACCGCGGTCGACGTGCTCGTGCACGAAGGGCCGGACGGCGTGCAGGAGTTGATCCGATTCGGTACGCAGTTCGACCGCGAGGACGGCGGAGAATATGCGCTGACGATGGAGGGCGCGCACAGCCAGCGCCGCATTCTGCACGCGCAGGGCGACGCGACGGGCGCGGAGATCGTCCGCGCGCTCGCGGCCGAGACGCGGCGGAACGAGCGGATCGAGGTGTGGGACGACCACTTCTGTCTGGATCTGGTCACGGATCAGGGCGAATGCTGCGGCGTCGTCGTCGAGCGCCCGTTCGGCGGCGAGCGGGTGTTCGTTATGGCTAAGGCGACGGTGCTGTGCACCGGAGGGGCCGGGCAGCTGTATCGTTACACGACGAATCCGGAGATCGCCACCGGCGACGGCATCGCCATGGCGTTCCGCGCCGGCGCGTACGTGCAGGACGTCGAGTTCGTGCAGTTTCACCCGACCGCGTTGACGTATCCGGGAGCGCCTCGGTTTCTGATTTCCGAAGCGGTTCGGGGCGAGGGAGCCGTGCTGCGAAACATCCGCGGCGAGCGGTTCATGGAGCGCTATCACCCGCAGCTCGAGCTTGCCCCGCGGGACGTCGTCGCCAGGGCGATCGTCAGCGAGATCGACAAGACGAAGTCGACGTTCGTGTATCTGGATTTGACGCACGAATCGCAGGACGTCGTGAAGGCTCGTTTTCCGACGATTTACGAGTTCTGTCTGCGGTACGGGTTGGATCTGTCGAGCGACTGGATCCCCGTAGCGCCCGCGGCGCATTACATGATGGGCGGCGTGAAGACGGATCTTCATGGCGAGACGAGCGTCCGCCGGCTGTTCGCCTGCGGGGAGGTGTCCTCGACGGGCGTCCACGGGGCGAACCGTCTCGCGAGCAACTCGCTGTCGGAGGCGATCGTGTTCGGGCGACGCATCGTCGAGCGCATCCGCGCGCTGCCGCCGTTAGAACGCGATCCGGAGTTCCATGTCGTGCTCGGTCGGACGGAAGCGTCCACGCAGCCGGTCGTGGAGCGGCGGCTGAAGCTGCAGAAGTTGATGCTGCGGTACGCCGGTCTCGTCCGGAACGAGAAAGGATTGAAGAAAGGGCTGGAGGAGCTGCGCAAGCAATCGTCGTTGTTCATGACGAAGCTGTCCGGCCGCGAGCAATTCGAATACGCCAACTTATTGACGTTGGCGCTGTTGACGGTGCTGGCCGCCCTGCGGCGGGAGGAAAGCCGCGGCGCGCATTATCGGGAGGATTTCCCCGAACGGGACGATATCGTCTGGAAGAAGCATATCGTACACCATCGGGATTTCGGAGTAGCGGAGGAGAGTTTGCAGCATGGCGGTTGA
- the nadC gene encoding carboxylating nicotinate-nucleotide diphosphorylase yields MAVDSMTLDLSIVRDQIQGWLREDVGPGDVTSRSILPEDHRSKAVIHAKEAGVVAGLPVAEAVFAEVDPALRVTRIATEGAPIAVGDVLLELEGSTLSILTGERLALNLLQRMSGIATTTRAYAAAVEGVTPAPRIVDTRKTTPGLRLLEKYAVRVGGGYNHRFGLFDAVLLKDNHIKAAGGVKEAVARSRAAVPHTMRVEVEVETMDQVEEAIESGADIIMLDNMAPASMAEAVSRIRRASPRTVVEASGGVNLTTVRTIAETGVDVISVGGLTHSAKSLDISLDLGGKKGARA; encoded by the coding sequence ATGGCGGTTGATTCGATGACGCTTGATTTGTCGATCGTTCGGGACCAAATCCAAGGGTGGTTGCGCGAGGACGTCGGTCCGGGGGACGTGACGAGCCGGTCGATCTTGCCGGAAGACCATCGAAGCAAGGCGGTCATCCATGCCAAGGAAGCCGGCGTCGTCGCGGGCTTGCCCGTGGCGGAAGCGGTATTCGCCGAAGTGGATCCGGCGCTCCGCGTCACGCGGATCGCGACGGAAGGCGCGCCGATCGCGGTCGGCGACGTCCTGCTCGAGCTGGAGGGGAGCACGCTTTCGATTTTGACGGGCGAGCGGCTGGCGCTGAACCTGCTGCAGCGGATGTCCGGCATCGCGACGACGACCCGCGCGTACGCGGCCGCGGTCGAAGGCGTGACGCCGGCGCCGCGCATCGTCGATACGCGGAAGACGACGCCGGGCTTGCGGCTGCTCGAGAAGTATGCGGTGCGCGTCGGCGGCGGGTATAACCACCGGTTCGGCCTGTTCGACGCCGTTCTATTGAAGGATAATCACATCAAGGCCGCAGGCGGCGTGAAAGAAGCGGTCGCGCGCTCTCGGGCGGCCGTCCCGCATACGATGCGGGTCGAGGTCGAGGTGGAGACGATGGACCAGGTGGAGGAAGCCATCGAGTCGGGCGCGGACATTATTATGCTCGATAATATGGCTCCGGCGTCGATGGCGGAAGCGGTGTCGCGCATTCGCCGCGCCTCCCCGCGCACGGTCGTCGAGGCGTCGGGCGGCGTAAACCTGACGACCGTACGAACGATCGCGGAAACCGGCGTAGACGTCATCTCCGTCGGCGGCCTGACCCACTCGGCGAAATCGCTGGACATCTCGCTCGACTTGGGCGGGAAGAAAGGCGCCCGCGCATGA
- a CDS encoding type III pantothenate kinase — protein sequence MILVVDVGNTNIVLGLYERETLRFHWRVATNRSSTADEYGILICSLFQHAGVRVDDVEGVMISSVVPPVNAMLDHMCRKYVRRAPAFVGPGIKTGLNIRYENPREVGADRIVNAVAGIHKYGSPLIVVDFGTATTFCYIDEKGDYIGGAIAPGIGISTEALYQRAAKLPRIELARPRSTVGRTTVASMQSGIIFGFAGQVDGIVERIREEFGTRPRVVATGGLAEMIAGESKTIDTIDPLLTLEGLRLIYERNRVK from the coding sequence ATGATTCTCGTCGTCGACGTAGGCAATACGAATATCGTTCTGGGCTTGTATGAGCGCGAGACCTTGCGGTTCCATTGGCGCGTGGCGACCAACCGGTCGTCCACCGCCGACGAATACGGCATTCTCATCTGCAGCCTGTTCCAACATGCCGGGGTTCGCGTGGACGATGTGGAGGGCGTCATGATTTCCTCCGTCGTTCCGCCGGTGAACGCCATGCTGGATCACATGTGCCGCAAATACGTGCGGCGCGCGCCGGCGTTCGTCGGTCCCGGCATTAAGACGGGCCTTAACATTCGGTACGAAAATCCGAGGGAAGTGGGCGCGGACCGCATCGTGAACGCCGTCGCAGGCATTCACAAGTACGGGAGCCCCTTGATCGTCGTCGATTTTGGAACGGCGACCACCTTTTGTTATATTGATGAAAAGGGCGATTACATCGGCGGCGCCATCGCGCCCGGCATCGGCATCTCGACCGAGGCGCTGTACCAGCGCGCGGCCAAGCTGCCGCGGATCGAGCTGGCGAGGCCGCGCAGCACGGTCGGCCGCACGACGGTGGCTTCGATGCAATCCGGCATCATCTTTGGCTTCGCGGGTCAGGTCGACGGCATCGTGGAACGCATCCGCGAGGAGTTCGGAACGCGCCCGCGCGTCGTCGCCACCGGAGGACTTGCGGAGATGATCGCCGGGGAGTCGAAGACGATCGATACGATCGACCCGTTATTAACGTTGGAAGGCTTGCGTTTGATTTACGAACGCAATCGCGTCAAGTGA